In Ctenopharyngodon idella isolate HZGC_01 chromosome 20, HZGC01, whole genome shotgun sequence, the following proteins share a genomic window:
- the fosl2l gene encoding fos-related antigen 2 isoform X1: MIFGMELSDLAFERNCISGGEISNTISQIEMQVSKSPLIDATVNAVTSRQELRWIIEPVMPSESLDHTSEPTATEKGRNLQLSPDEEEKRRRRRERNKMAAAKCRNRIRELIDLLQEETERLHMEQIVLQRQVSCLQQEKEQLKMLLASHASICTLAQEKPHSLDTFLSRELLPSRISITIKQEPLDDVSRSKSLALQHAVELTEKGHDLH, translated from the exons ATG ATATTTGGAATGGAGCTATCTGATCTCGCATTTGAACGAAACTGCATCTCTGGGGGCGAAATCTCCAATACCATTAG CCAGATCGAAATGCAGGTATCCAAAAGCCCTTTAATCGACGCCACTGTCAATGCAGTCACATCGAGGCAAGAGCTGCGGTGGATAATCGAGCCAGTGATGCCCAGTGAGAGCTTGGACCATACCAGCGAACCAACAGCAACTGAGAAAGGAAGAAATTTACAG CTCAGTCCAGATGAAGAGGAGAAGAGAAGACGGAGAAGAGAACGTAACAAGATGGCGGCTGCCAAATGCCGCAACCGTATAAGAGAACTTATTGACCTTCTGCAGGAG GAGACTGAGCGCCTGCACATGGAGCAGATCGTGCTGCAGAGGCAGGTGAGCTGCCTGCAACAGGAGAAGGAACAGCTGAAAATGCTGCTGGCATCCCATGCATCCATCTGCACACTGGCACAGGAAAAGCCTCATTCCTTGGACACCTTTCTGTCACGAGAGCTTCTACCATCCAGAATCTCTATCACAATAAAACAGGAACCTCTGGATGATGTTAGTCGGTCGAAAAGTTTGGCGCTCCAACATGCAGTGGAACTGACAGAGAAAGGCCATGACTTACACTAA
- the fosl2l gene encoding fos-related antigen 2 isoform X2 — protein sequence MELSDLAFERNCISGGEISNTISQIEMQVSKSPLIDATVNAVTSRQELRWIIEPVMPSESLDHTSEPTATEKGRNLQLSPDEEEKRRRRRERNKMAAAKCRNRIRELIDLLQEETERLHMEQIVLQRQVSCLQQEKEQLKMLLASHASICTLAQEKPHSLDTFLSRELLPSRISITIKQEPLDDVSRSKSLALQHAVELTEKGHDLH from the exons ATGGAGCTATCTGATCTCGCATTTGAACGAAACTGCATCTCTGGGGGCGAAATCTCCAATACCATTAG CCAGATCGAAATGCAGGTATCCAAAAGCCCTTTAATCGACGCCACTGTCAATGCAGTCACATCGAGGCAAGAGCTGCGGTGGATAATCGAGCCAGTGATGCCCAGTGAGAGCTTGGACCATACCAGCGAACCAACAGCAACTGAGAAAGGAAGAAATTTACAG CTCAGTCCAGATGAAGAGGAGAAGAGAAGACGGAGAAGAGAACGTAACAAGATGGCGGCTGCCAAATGCCGCAACCGTATAAGAGAACTTATTGACCTTCTGCAGGAG GAGACTGAGCGCCTGCACATGGAGCAGATCGTGCTGCAGAGGCAGGTGAGCTGCCTGCAACAGGAGAAGGAACAGCTGAAAATGCTGCTGGCATCCCATGCATCCATCTGCACACTGGCACAGGAAAAGCCTCATTCCTTGGACACCTTTCTGTCACGAGAGCTTCTACCATCCAGAATCTCTATCACAATAAAACAGGAACCTCTGGATGATGTTAGTCGGTCGAAAAGTTTGGCGCTCCAACATGCAGTGGAACTGACAGAGAAAGGCCATGACTTACACTAA
- the ylpm1 gene encoding YLP motif-containing protein 1, which translates to MHPSWGGYGGAPQPPPHFGPRPHQFRGPQPPPAAAATAGFGGYGAPAITASSNFSSLHEQHLQQMQQLQQLHQKQLQSVLHHPGNTNATSSGPSPYWQTGGAPPNNFQDPSTLRGPTGPPQPQPPPPEVKPPAPEPASSSLPAAKTPAPVPQEQQEYWYQQHLQNLQKLKNEKAKQNQSSANGGHASAPPPPVEPPKSTPPPPPPKEEPPPPPPPEESKPSGISDAGDPAEAARLQQLQAAAAHWQHVQHQRASLQYQALMQEHAQLQQILQQYQQVIQQPAHLQTLPLEMQLQHYEMQQQRFAPLYQEWDRHFNLWLEQFQTYPHKDQLHDYEAQWRQWQEQMNSTSAHLQERVTTLRAMQPQYGTGPSYGGMMGPYGQHRLPGPDGNMHLAGPGVPSMPPPVNMDAMSRPSPQGPQPSGPVIPQRPSPAESFPSSGLDSVSETCKTAGPPGPGVRPPGPGVRPPGPGVRPPGPGVRPPGMGVRPPGPHGRFDGPRFEGPRGPRFEQPPQQRFSGPPRFDTGQRFSRPPRGNPPHPGAPARLENPPRQNAPSRFERPPVPPQQPGHGQQSSPVPGIQKTQQSAKPDAPPVPPPQTGPEKHKDPLDQSRKKDGASTGPSLTDDILDTVDGFFIQSGPIPQTQDNKSENISVDTAKQDKVTEDGTKPSLPTESPNTTNKKSQNSSSQPLKTGHIATTTSNGPPQQAKPPQNKFKPDTIKEASRGPHMLTQTGPPQATRGRGRGQGPVPLRGRGRARGRGQYGGQIPDPNSQREIMEEDPYDHQETDDTEHGEDQDLVWRDPSLDGPGEIDDQEAPLEMWHPEEEHFPEEYPESTHPGEHWEEESQDYWEEEDPYWTERRPPMHARPPFPPGGPRRPPFQPRFMLHGPRRPPPPGSLQHNPHGPPLMGPRGGMGPRFRRGVGPWGPLPHHDIMERDLRRPPPPHEILARDPAGPLEYDEEIDREPGWPHPRGRGLRRPSLPPHEMGRGMRRPPIRPPMPRERWRVPPPHEEGNYEEEYPYGEEDEMHRRPTREYPDYEQDDEYYGSREEWGREQPDLDYPLRRRPEHIREEHWLEERERSFPYEEEDRYREERRRPCYPDDPPYPERDREPSFHSHSDWERPPPPPPQERGYSHPAGETKPHYEHNPESLAGLPASQDPDIPLEQSSPSATKTVLALSQRQHEIILKAAQELKMIRELQESKRALGEASNPDSAGLPSELPPGILGLEIPPEVKSALQATNLLSETGQIVPGQPLEAGLPPSNQSIDFLHSSAPAPTATFIAKTVDYGHGRDVGATVERISYGERIVLRPAPPPSERLYEKELLGPRDPYYDRRSDPYGGPRDYDRDWERDPYREKPPLDYERDRYERDRYLRDERPPLGPRPGHRERERDHSSRSSRDREVYSRSSYERSSYERSLEHYDHGSSSYGSDRRGYPDERPPPPTSLPPPAPVAPPRVEKKPETKNAEDILKLPGRSTRPDRIVVIMRGLPGSGKSHVAKLIRDKEVECGGAPPRVLGLDDYFMTEVEKVEKDPDTGKRIKNKVLEYEYEPEMEDTYRNSMLKTFKKTLDDGFFPFIILDAINDKVKYFDQFWSAAKTKGFEVYLAEITTDHQTCTKRNIHGRTLKDITKLASGWESAPPHMIRLDIRSLLQDAAIEDVEMEDFNPSEEEIKAEVKKEDDDETDLGYLPKSKWEMDTSEAKLDKLDGLAGGGKRKRDNDVSGMEDFLQLPDDYASRMSEPGKKRVRWADLEEKKDADRKRAIGFVVGQTDWEKITDESGQLAQRALNRTKYF; encoded by the exons ATGCATCCCTCCTGGGGCGGTTACGGAGGTGCACCCCAGCCTCCTCCACATTTCGGCCCGCGGCCTCATCAGTTTAGGGGACCTCAGCCcccaccagcagcagcagcaacggCAGGATTTGGAGGATATGGCGCTCCTGCAATTACAGCGTCATCTAATTTCTCTAGTTTACACGAACAGCATTTACAACAAATGCAGCAATTGCAACAGCTCCATCAGAAGCAGCTGCAGTCTGTGCTGCATCACCCCGGCAACACCAACGCCACCAGCAGCGGGCCTTCTCCGTACTGGCAGACAGGCGGTGCACCTCCTAACAATTTTCAAGATCCATCAACTCTGAGAGGTCCTACCGGGCCGCCTCAACCTCAGCCTCCGCCGCCTGAAGTGAAACCTCCAGCTCCCGAGCCCGCATCATCCTCTTTACCTGCTGCGAAGACCCCCGCTCCAGTACCACAG gagcagcaggaatattggTACCAGCAGCACCTTCAAAATTTGCAAAAGCTGAAAAATGAGAAAGCAAAGCAGAATCAAAGTTCAGCTAATGGAGGCCATGCTTCAGCTCCTCCGCCTCCAGTTGAACCCCCAAAGAGCACCCCTCCACCACCGCCTCCCAAAGAGGAACCCCCTCCTCCCCCACCACCTGAGGAATCAAAG CCCAGTGGCATCAGTGATGCAGGAGACCCAGCTGAAGCAGCACGTCTTCAGCAGCTGCAGGCGGCAGCTGCCCATTGGCAGCATGTACAGCATCAAAGGGCCAGCCTTCAGTACCAGGCACTCATGCAAGAGCATGCTCAACTACAGCAGATCCTGCAACAGTATCAACAGGTTATTCAACAGCCAGCGCATCTCCAG ACATTGCCCTTGGAAATGCAGTTGCAACACTATGAAATGCAGCAACAGCGATTTGCTCCATTGTACCAAGAATGGGACAGGCACTTTAATTTGTGGTTAGAACAGTTTCAGACATACCCACACAAAGACCAGCTGCATGATTATGAAGCCCAGTGGAGGCAATGGCAGGAGCAAATGAATTCAACTTCAGCTCATCTGCAAGAGAGAGTCACTACTCTAAGAGCCATGCAGCCTCAGTATGGTACAGGTCCTTCTTATGGAGGCATGATGGGACCATATGGGCAGCATAGACTCCCTGGACCAGATGGAAACATGCATTTAGCTGGCCCAGGGGTACCATCTATGCCTCCACCAGTTAACATGGATGCCATGTCAAGACCTTCACCACAGGGCCCACAACCTTCTGGACCAGTTATTCCACAGAGGCCATCACCTGCAGAATCTTTCCCATCTTCTGGTCTAGATTCTGTCTCTGAAACATGTAAAACTGCTGGACCACCTGGACCGGGGGTTCGACCACCTGGACCGGGGGTTCGACCACCTGGACCGGGGGTTCGACCACCTGGACCGGGGGTTCGACCACCTGGAATGGGGGTTCGACCCCCTGGGCCTCATGGAAGATTTGATGGCCCAAg gtttGAAGGTCCCAGAGGCCCACGGTTTGAACAGCCACCACAGCAACGGTTTAGTGGGCCACCCAGATTTGACACTGGCCAGCGATTTAGCCGACCTCCCAGAGGTAATCCTCCACACCCAGGGGCTCCAGCAAGACTTGAGAACCCCCCTAGGCAGAATGCACCTTCACGTTTTGAAAGACCCCCTGTACCCCCTCAACAACCAGGGCATGGACAGCAATCCAGTCCTGTCCCTGGAATTCAAAAAACGCAACAATCAGCAAAACCTGATGCACCACCAGTTCCTCCACCTCAAACAGGCCCAGAAAAACACAAAGATCCCTTAGATCAAAGTCGCAAAAAAGATGGTGCTTCCACTGGTCCGTCACTGACAGATGACATACTGGACACAGTGGATGGATTTTTTATTCAGAGTGGACCCATTCCTCAAACTCAGGATAATAAATCTGAGAATATCAGTGTTGATACTGCAAAGCAGGATAAAGTGACAGAAGATGGAACTAAACCATCCTTACCTACGGAAAGTCCAAACACCACCAACAAAAAATCTCAGAACTCTAGCTCACAACCTCTTAAAACTGGTCATATTGCCACCACAACAAGCAATGGGCCACCACAACAAGCAAAGCCTCctcaaaataagtttaaaccTGATACAATTAAGGAGGCTTCTAGGGGGCCACACATGTTGACTCAGACAGGTCCACCACAGGCGACACGAGGGAGAGGAAGGGGCCAAGGGCCAGTGCCTCTTCGAGGCAGGGGCCGTGCACGTGGTCGAGGGCAGTACGGGGGACAAATACCTGATCCAAACAGCCAGAGAGAAATTATGGAAGAGGATCCCTATGACCATCAGGAAACGGATGATACAGAGCATGGAGAGGACCAGGATTTGGTTTGGAGAGACCCCTCTTTAGATGGTCCTGGAGAAATAGATGACCAGGAAGCACCCCTTGAGATGTGGCATCCAGAGGAGGAACACTTTCCAGAAGAGTACCCAGAGAGTACTCATCCAGGCGAACACTGGGAAGAAGAATCACAGGATTATTGGGAGGAAGAAGATCCATACTGGACAGAGAGAAGACCTCCCATGCATGCTAGACCTCCTTTTCCTCCAGGGGGCCCCAGAAGGCCCCCTTTCCAGCCTCGATTTATGCTTCATGGCCCAAGGCGCCCCCCTCCTCCTGGAAGTTTACAACACAACCCACATGGACCTCCTCTCATGGGACCACGTGGTGGAATGGGACCACGATTTAGACGCGGTGTAGGCCCATGGGGACCACTACCCCACCATGATATTATGGAGCGAGACTTGAGACGGCCACCACCTCCTCATGAAATCCTGGCAAGGGATCCAGCTGGACCTCTTGAATATGATGAAGAAATTGACAGAGAACCTGGATGGCCTCATCCACGTGGTCGAGGGCTGAGACGTCCTTCTTTACCTCCCCATGAAATGGGGAGAGGAATGAGAAGACCACCCATTAGGCCCCCAATGCCAAGGGAGAGGTGGCGTGTCCCACCACCCCATGAAGAAGGAAATTATGAGGAGGAATACCCATATGGTGAAGAGGATGAAATGCACAGAAGGCCTACTCGTGAATATCCAGATTATGAGCAAGACGATGAGTATTATGGTTCTCGTGAGGAATGGGGCAGGGAGCAGCCTGACCTAGACTATCCACTTCGTCGTCGCCCAGAGCACATTAGAGAGGAACATTGGTTAGAGGAAAGAGAAAGATCATTCCCCTATGAGGAAGAGGATCGATACAGAGAGGAACGAAGACGACCTTGTTACCCTGATGATCCGCCTTATCCAGAACGAGATAGGGAGCCTTCATTTCACTCTCATTCTGATTGGGAAAGGCCACCACCTCCACCCCCACAAGAAAGAGGTTACTCTCATCCAGCTGGTGAAACAAAGCCCCATTATGAGCATAACCCAGAGTCTCTAGCTGGCCTGCCAGCATCTCAAGACCCGGATATCCCACTTGAGCAGTCTTCACCCAGTGCAACTAAAACTGTGCTTGCTCTTTCTCAAAGGCAGCATGAGATCATTCTAAAAGCTGCCCAGGAGCTGAAAATGATAAG AGAGCTCCAGGAAAGCAAGAGGGCTTTGGGAGAAGCTTCCAACCCAGATTCAGCTGGGCTGCCTTCAGAACTTCCCCCTGGAATTCTCGGATTGGAAATTCCACCTGAGGTTAAAAGTGCTCTGCAG gCTACCAATTTACTGTCTGAAACGGGACAGATTGTTCCTGGTCAACCTTTGGAAGCTGGTTTGCCCCCTTCAAATCAATCTATAGACTTTCTTCATTCTTCAGCACCTGCACCTACAGCCACATTCATTGCTAAAACAGTGGACTATGGGCATGGTCGTG atgttgGTGCAACAGTGGAAAGAATATCTTATGGAGAGAGGATTGTGTTGAGGCCTGCCCCACCGCCATCTGAGCGACTATACGAGAAAG AACTTCTTGGCCCCAGAGACCCATACTATGACAGAAGAAGTGACCCATATGGTGGTCCCAGAGATTATGACAGGGATTGGGAGAGAGATCCATATAGGGAGAAGCCACCTTTGGATTATGAGAGAGACAGATATGAAAGGGACCGTTACCTACGAGATGAACG ACCTCCACTTGGGCCTCGTCCAGGACACAGAGAAAGGGAAAGAGATCACTCAAGTCGCTCGAGCAGGGACCGGGAGGTTTATAGCCGATCAAGTTATGAGAGGTCTTCCTATGAAAGGAGTCTTGAGCATTATGACCATGGATCCTCAAGCTATGGTA GTGATCGGAGGGGCTATCCAGATGAGCGCCCCCCGCCACCCACATCACTGCCCCCTCCTGCACCTGTTGCCCCTCCTCGTGTGGAGAAGAAACCAGAGACAAAGAATGCTGAGGACATCCTCAAACTCCCAGGTCGATCAACTCGTCCTGACAGG attGTAGTCATCATGCGTGGATTACCTGGAAGTGGCAAAAGTCATGTGGCAAAACTTATTAGG GATAAAGAGGTTGAATGTGGTGGTGCTCCACCCAGAGTTCTGGGTCTGGACGATTATTTCATGACTGAAGTGGAAAAAGTTGAGAAGGACCCTGATACTGGGAAGCGCATCAAGAACAAG GTGcttgaatatgaatatgaaccAGAGATGGAAGATACATATCGAAACAGCATGTTGAAGACATTTAAGAAAACACTGGATGATGgattttttccatttataatCCTGGATGCCATCAATGATAAAGTGAAGTACTTTGACCAGTTCTGGAGTGCTGCTAAGACAAAAGGATTTGAG GTGTACTTGGCTGAAATCACCACTGATCACCAAACATGTACAAAGAGAAACATACATGGGCGAACACTAAAGGATATCACAAAG CTGGCCAGTGGCTGGGAGTCTGCACCACCCCATATGATACGACTGGATATCAGGTCTCTACTGCAGGATGCGGCAATTGAAGAT GTGGAGATGGAAGACTTCAACCCATCTGAAGAAGAAATAAAGGCTGAAGTGAAAAAGGAGGATGACGACGAGACGGATCTG GGATACCTTCCGAAAAGCAAATGGGAGATGGACACTTCAGAAGCAAAGCTGG